From Aedes albopictus strain Foshan chromosome 1, AalbF5, whole genome shotgun sequence, one genomic window encodes:
- the LOC134290036 gene encoding uncharacterized protein LOC134290036, translated as MKKDPELQLSVQRQIGEYLENNYIHEVTQQESRSTDPRKVWYLPLGAVRNPKKPGKIRLVWDAAAKAQYIKNLNAKEHEGEFPEAAKALEEKHYVDDYLDSFDTEEEAVKVALEVKEVHARGGFCIRNWHSNSDTLLKRVGEPKGVQPKVISIDSECEVERVLGLLWLPEEDIIAFANNQELDGIVPTKRNILRCVMSLFDSQGILSHITIQGRMIIQDTWRTQKQWDDEVEETIRMRWVRWTKLFEEVGQMRLHRPYFPGFSAAEVWSVELHVFTDASEEAYACAAYFRATIMGKVHVTLVMAKAKVAPLKSLSVPRLELMGALLGARLAKAVQEYLTLPISRRLMWTDSKTALAWVQSQHRRYRQFVAFRVGEILNKTDAAEWRYVPTQFNPADDATKWGKRPSTDVTSRWFRGPDFLYQPEIEWSEQKSTQSLETKEELRPCMVHRENPVDDVYQISNFSKWERLLRAAAYVHRYIANCYRKSKKQKLVTGYLLQEELQQAENSLWRSVQASTYPDEVAVLKQANKNPKRHIEKSSPVYKLSPFLDENGVMRVNSRIGAVPYVTYDFKFPVILPRHHHLTELIIDWYHRRYLHANHATVLNKARQRFHISSLRTVIRQVIKKCQSCKISKAVPVTSRMAPLPESRLADV; from the exons ATGAAGAAGGACCCGGAGTTGCAGTTAAGTGTACAGCGACAGATCGGCGAGTATTTGGAGAACAACTATATCCATGAAGTGACGCAGCAGGAAAGTAGATCTACTGACCCTCGCAAGGTGTGGTATTTGCCTTTAGGCGCCGTGAGAAATCCGAAGAAGCCGGGCAAAATAAGGCTCGTTTGGGATGCTGCGGCGAAA GCCCAATACATTAAAAATCTTAATGCGAAAGAACACgaaggagaattcccggaggcagcAAAAGCGCTCGAAGAGAAGCACTATGTCGACGATTACCTCGACAGCTTCGACACAGAAGAGGAAGCGGTCAAGGTCGCACTTGAAGTGAAGGAAGTACACGCTCGTGGAGGTTTCTGTATCCGGAATTGGCACTCTAACTCGGACACCCTCCTGAAACGGGTCGGGGAACCCAAGGGAGTACAGCCGAAAGTCATCAGCATCGATTCGGAGTGCGAAGTGGAACGAGTTTTGGGCCTTTTATGGCTGCCAGAAGAAGATATAATTGCGTTTGCCAACAACCAGGAGCTGGACGGTATTGTACCAACGAAACGGAATATCTTGCGCTGTGTTATGAGCCTGTTTGACTCGCAGGGCATCCTGTCACACATCACGATCCAGGGACGAATGATCATCCAGGACACCTGGCGCACCCAAAAGCAATGGGATGATGAGGTCGAGGAAACTATCCGTATGCGCTGGGTCCGATGGACAAAACTGTTCGAGGAGGTCGGCCAGATGAGACTTCACAGACCCTACTTTCCTGGTTTTTCTGCTGCTGAGGTCTGGTCGGTAGAGCTGCACGTTTTCACGGATGCAAGCGAGGAGGCATATGCATGCGCAGCCTACTTTCGGGCCACGATAATGGGAAAAGTGCATGTTACGCTGGTGATGGCCAAGGCGAAAGTTGCTCCATTGAAATCGCTATCGGTGCCACGTCTGGAGTTGATGGGCGCTCTGCTGGGAGCAAGGCTAGCCAAAGCGGTACAGGAATATCTTACGTTACCGATCAGTCGACGGCTTATGTGGACGGATTCGAAAACAGCTTTAGCCTGGGTCCAATCGCAACATCGTCGCTACCGACAATTCGTGGCGTTCCGTGTGGGAGAAATCCTAAACAAGACCGACGCTGCGGAATGGAGATACGTTCCCACACAGTTTAATCCAGCCGACGATGCCACCAAGTGGGGTAAGAGACCCAGCACAGATGTTACATCACGTTGGTTCCGCGGACCCGACTTTCTGTACCAGCCGGAAATAGAATGGTCGGAGCAAAAGTCAACACAGTCGTTGGAAACGAAGGAAGAATTGCGGCCCTGCATGGTGCACCGAGAGAATCCAGTTGACGATGTCTACCAGATCAGCAACTTCTCCAAGTGGGAACGGCTGTTAAGGGCAGCTGCATACGTACATCGCTATATCGCAAACTGTTACCGCAAAAGTAAAAAGCAGAAGCTGGTCACGGGGTACTTGCTCCAAGAAGAGTTGCAGCAAGCAGAGAACAGCCTGTGGCGATCAGTGCAGGCATCTACGTATCCGGATGAAGTAGCTGTGCTGAAACAAGCAAATAAGAACCCGAAGAGGCATATCGAAAAGAGTAGTCCAGTCTACAAGCTTTCGCCGTTCTTGGACGAGAATGGCGTGATGCGGGTGAACAGTCGTATAGGTGCAGTTCCATACGTCACGTACGACTTCAAGTTTCCGGTGATTCTACCACGCCACCACCATCTCACCGAGTTGATCATCGACTGGTATCACCGCCGGTACCTACACGCCAATCACGCGACAGTACTCAATAAGGCTCGTCAGCGGTTCCATATCTCGAGTCTCCGCACGGTAATACGGCAGGTTATTAAGAAGTGCCAGAGCTGCAAGATTTCCAAAGCAGTTCCAGTAACTTCAAGAATGGCTCCCCTTCCGGAGTCGCGTTTAGCGGACGTTTAG
- the LOC109419482 gene encoding uncharacterized protein LOC109419482 → MTTDPPLAAAPNSSVVTIATNSGCTLAGTAAFSTTSSTVPPGLVPPAVAGPSSRVPATMISTTTTNYGQPLLTEQARASLQWVQEHRAFLEQQLEESHKKELERKKAMLSQLANNALQGVISGAASNSFNEQSAAVGVGNVGGWLGRMIDEMDNLSITPVSTGPQVTTPVTPVFHNSSTPTTAGSANQYVFDPSFSSLMFGVPSTMSRVSIGPVSAGQCSTTPSIPLYGYSPPGGDHSRQISVFPISTQVSSMDLRNANMTNVVTACPTIPTVSIPQPSVYGGFSVNASAPRLNQNPIVSQAPVGGYYPASSALPSSFPCPVGPTQQQLLARQVMPRDLPPFRGDPEDWPLFFSAYTNSTAACGYSNVENLARLQRALQGKAFEAVKSRLLLPACVPHVMSTLYMLYGRPELIIQTLLDKVRETPAPRADRLETLIIFGMAVQNLCDHIEGTGQMAHMCNPVLLRELVDKIPAQLRLNWALYKQQLATADLRTFAGFMSMLVAAASDVTVTMDSKQARSGRGERGRDKNFLNAHAASEPTTKQHCQEKEPRKSEVKEVLCLACDGRNHKVKDCATFKRWDVNSRWKTIQDHSLCRTCLEKHGRRPCKIQTVCGVEGCQQRHHQLLHSSAQKQRPSGKEGQNTIKQSDNSGGGLNAHRATKKSTLFRIVPVKLSWKGKSVQTFAFLDDGSDMILVEQSIAERLGIDDGEPIPLCLTWTSNVTRQEPKSQRIRLEISGEGKNELFALHDARTVSSLNLPKQTLNYGDLARKYTYLRGLPVTSYEAAVPGILIGSNNASLTATLSLREGQLGDPLASKTRLGWSVYGYTAEGEKATNFTLHVCECRQEYQVDQDLHNLVQQHFTVESVGVSADKGPESEEDKRARRILEETTKRVSNRFETGLLWRYDHVEFPVFPWQ, encoded by the coding sequence ATGACTACCGATCCACCGTTAGCCGCAGCACCGAACTCCTCAGTTGTAACGATCGCAACCAATTCTGGGTGTACGCTAGCTGGAACAGCCGCATTTTCAACGACATCGTCGACTGTGCCTCCTGGATTGGTGCCGCCCGCTGTGGCTGGGCCCTCCAGTCGGGTTCCGGCAACGATGATTTCAACTACTACGACTAATTACGGCCAACCTTTGCTGACAGAGCAGGCAAGAGCGAGTCTGCAATGGGTGCAGGAACATCGAGCATTCCTCGAGCAGCAGTTGGAAGAGAGCCacaagaaggaactggagaggaaGAAGGCAATGCTCAGTCAACTAGCGAATAATGCCCTGCAAGGTGTCATCAGTGGGGCGGCATCGAACAGCTTCAATGAACAGTCCGCCGCGGTCGGGGTCGGCAATGTCGGAGGCTGGCTGGGACGGATGATCGACGAGATGGACAATCTGTCAATCACACCAGTGAGCACGGGGCCACAGGTGACAACACCGGTCACACCCGTATTCCACAACAGCTCCACACCAACGACGGCGGGTTCTGCAAATCAGTATGTATTCGATCCGTCTTTCTCATCCCTGATGTTTGGGGTCCCTAGTACCATGTCGAGAGTTTCCATAGGCCCGGTTTCTGCAGGTCAGTGTTCTACAACGCCATCTATTCCTTTGTACGGATATTCGCCACCTGGGGGGGATCACTCTCGACAAATCAGTGTGTTTCCTATTAGCACTCAGGTTTCCTCGATGGATTTGAGGAATGCGAACATGACAAACGTGGTAACGGCCTGTCCGACGATTCCAACAGTATCGATTCCGCAGCCATCGGTTTATGGGGGGTTTTCAGTGAACGCAAGTGCACCTAGATTGAACCAAAATCCCATTGTATCGCAAGCTCCCGTGGGTGGGTATTATCCAGCGAGTTCAGCTCTTCCGTCAAGCTTCCCGTGCCCGGTGGGTCCAACGCAGCAACAACTGTTGGCGAGGCAAGTCATGCCGAGAGATCTTCCGCCGTTTCGAGGGGATCCTGAGGATTGGCCGCTGTTTTTCAGTGCGTACACCAATTCGACGGCCGCCTGTGGGTATTCCAATGTGGAAAATTTAGCTCGGCTACAACGTGCGCTACAGGGCAAAGCGTTCGAGGCGGTGAAGAGCCGCTTACTCCTTCCGGCGTGTGTCCCTCATGTCATGTCCACGTTGTACATGCTGTACGGTAGACCGGAGCTAATAATCCAGACATTGCTGGACAAAGTTCGTGAGACTCCAGCACCAAGAGCAGACAGGTTGGAAACGTTAATCATTTTCGGCATGGCGGTTCAAAACCTGTGCGACCACATCGAGGGAACTGGGCAAATGGCACACATGTGTAACCCAGTTTTACTGCGAGAATTGGTGGACAAAATTCCCGCGCAGCTACGTTTGAACTGGGCGCTCTACAAACAGCAGCTAGCAACGGCCGATCTACGTACGTTTGCTGGGTTCATGTCCATGCTAGTGGCAGCCGCCTCGGACGTCACAGTTACTATGGATTCCAAGCAAGCTCGATCGGGACGAGGAGAGCGTGGCAGAGACAAGAATTTCCTCAACGCTCACGCGGCCAGTGAACCAACCACAAAGCAACATTGTCAAGAAAAGGAACCGAGGAAGTCGGAGGTCAAAGAGGTGCTGTGCCTGGCGTGCGACGGTCGTAACCACAAGGTGAAAGATTGTGCAACATTCAAAAGGTGGGATGTGAACAGCCGCTGGAAGACCATTCAAGATCATTCCCTTTGTCGTACGTGTCTAGAGAAACACGGACGGCGTCCTTGCAAGATACAAACTGTTTGCGGTGTAGAAGGTTGTCAGCAGCGGCACCATCAGCTGCTACACTCCAGCGCTCAGAAGCAACGTCCATCGGGCAAGGAAGGTCAGAACACGATAAAGCAGAGCGATAATTCTGGCGGAGGGCTGAATGCACACCGTGCCACTAAGAAGTCTACACTGTTTCGGATCGTTCCCGTTAAGCTGTCGTGGAAAGGGAAGTCGGTACAAACTTTTGCGTTTTTGGACGATGGATCGGACATGATTCTGGTCGAACAATCGATTGCAGAACGATTAGGCATTGATGACGGCGAACCAATTCCCCTTTGCCTAACTTGGACAAGCAACGTGACTCGACAGGAACCGAAGTCCCAACGTATTCGTCTGGAGATATCCGGAGAAGGCAAGAACGAACTATTTGCGCTGCATGATGCAAGAACGGTGTCTAGCCTCAATCTTCCGAAACAAACGCTGAACTATGGAGATTTGGCCCGGAAATACACGTACCTTCGGGGTCTCCCGGTCACCAGCTATGAGGCAGCCGTGCCTGGCATCTTGATCGGTTCAAACAACGCCAGCTTGACTGCAACGCTGAGTTTGCGCGAGGGTCAACTAGGCGACCCCCTTGCCAGCAAGACTCGGCTCGGCTGGTCGGTCTATGGTTACACTGCTGAAGGAGAGAAGGCAACCAACTTCACGCTGCACGTGTGCGAGTGCCGACAAGAATACCAGGTGGATCAAGATCTTCACAATCTCGTCCAGCAGCATTTCACTGTCGAAAGCGTCGGTGTTTCGGCCGACAAGGGGCCAGAATCAGAGGAGGACAAGCGTGCCCGACGGATTCTAGAGGAGACAACAAAACGCGTTTCAAATAGGTTTGAGACTGGTCTTTTGTGGCGTTATGACCATGTGGAGTTTCCAGTTTTCCCATGGCAATGA